In Pseudomonadota bacterium, the DNA window AAATATATTTTGCTCCCTTCGTAATTAATGTAATAGTTCATTTTGTTATCTCCCTTTTGTAAGTAGTTTTTTCAGTTCAGGGCCTGCCTTGGGGTTTTTCTGAATGATATCTTTCCAGCCCTCGTCGTAAGCCACTTTAAGGAACCTTTCCTTTTCTGCCGGAGGCAGGTCAATAACCTGGATACCTTCCTTGATGAGCAGGGGGCGTTCCTTTTCTGCCATCTCGTTAAAAGCAGCAACTACCTTTTTCTCAGCTTCTTTGGCTGCTTCTGTGAGCAGGTCTCTCAGTTTTTTAGGCAGCTTATTCCATACCTTCAAGTTTACGAGAAGCGGATTTGGAACATTGTAAAAGCCTGGGTCTACAACATATTGTGTCTGCTTTTGCCAGCCCCAATCACGAATCCCAACCGCCGGCCAGCAGTAACCATCGACAACGTTCCTTTCGAGGGCTACATAAACTTCCGTGGGTGGTATCACAACAGGGTTCCCGCCGAGCCCTTTTATAACCTGAAGATACATGGGGGAGACACGAATGTTAAGTCCCTTGAGGTC includes these proteins:
- the dctP gene encoding TRAP transporter substrate-binding protein DctP; translation: MKKRLAFIFFAVLFTFLILSILSGPVKAETFTLKAVAGWPKTASEYKAFTMFTDIVDQMVAKKYPGELKIQFIGGPEAVKSPDQVQALQRGMVDMVFTTNAYYVSVLPEVDALKLSNFTPAEERTNGAWAYINDIHEKKIGVHYLARLGLGTKFHLYLKKPIKSADLKGLNIRVSPMYLQVIKGLGGNPVVIPPTEVYVALERNVVDGYCWPAVGIRDWGWQKQTQYVVDPGFYNVPNPLLVNLKVWNKLPKKLRDLLTEAAKEAEKKVVAAFNEMAEKERPLLIKEGIQVIDLPPAEKERFLKVAYDEGWKDIIQKNPKAGPELKKLLTKGR